From a region of the Nonlabens sp. Hel1_33_55 genome:
- a CDS encoding HU family DNA-binding protein — protein sequence MNKTDLIEGMAESAGISKAAAKKALESFLGNVEKSLKKGDRVSLVGFGSFSVSKRAAREGRNPQTGKTIKIAAKKVVKFKAGSDLQKAVN from the coding sequence ATGAACAAAACAGATTTAATCGAAGGAATGGCAGAATCTGCTGGCATTTCAAAAGCAGCTGCAAAAAAAGCATTAGAATCTTTTCTAGGTAACGTAGAAAAGTCCCTTAAAAAAGGTGACCGTGTTTCTCTAGTAGGTTTCGGATCATTCTCAGTTTCTAAAAGAGCTGCACGTGAAGGAAGAAACCCACAGACTGGTAAAACCATCAAAATCGCTGCTAAAAAAGTAGTGAAATTCAAAGCAGGAAGCGATTTACAGAAAGCTGTAAACTAA
- a CDS encoding YqgE/AlgH family protein produces the protein MKTLAPKRGKLLISEPSIIGDASFSRSVVLLTEFNSEGIVGFIINKPLDYTLDELVPEIHEEFEVYDGGPVSTDNLYFLHRIPDLIPDSHHIEDGIYWGGDFQTVSALINQNKIASNEIKFFLGYSGWERHQLQEELDSKSWVVTDNEDSAVVLSDEIHDIWKIKMRDLGDGYEIWSNAPENPSYN, from the coding sequence ATGAAAACTCTTGCACCCAAACGCGGCAAACTTCTAATCTCAGAACCTAGTATCATTGGTGATGCTTCTTTCTCGAGATCAGTTGTTCTGTTAACGGAATTCAATAGCGAAGGTATCGTTGGGTTTATCATCAATAAACCATTGGATTATACTTTGGATGAGTTGGTGCCAGAGATTCACGAAGAATTCGAGGTGTATGATGGCGGTCCAGTGAGCACTGATAATCTTTATTTTTTACACCGTATTCCAGATCTTATTCCAGATTCCCATCACATTGAAGATGGTATTTATTGGGGTGGAGATTTTCAAACGGTTAGTGCACTCATCAATCAAAACAAGATTGCAAGTAATGAGATCAAATTTTTTCTAGGTTATTCTGGTTGGGAACGTCATCAACTACAAGAAGAATTAGATTCAAAAAGTTGGGTAGTTACAGATAATGAAGATAGCGCTGTAGTGTTGTCAGATGAAATTCACGACATCTGGAAGATCAAAATGCGAGATTTAGGCGATGGCTATGAAATCTGGTCCAACGCTCCAGAAAATCCCAGTTACAATTAA
- a CDS encoding aminotransferase class IV, translated as MVILNDRLVEKGKAQIAFNNRGTYYGDGVFETIRCYKGIAIFNESHYFRLMSSMRILRMEIPNTFTPEFFEQQILALHESSDKGSKHSRVRITVWRNEGGLYTPEDQTISYSMELRSLSGPFQKNAVNEVELFKDHLLPLGMLGTIKTTSKTINVLAGIYKTENDYDDMLLLNQNKMVAECISGNLFLRSDNIIKTPPITDGCLNGIMRGQVIAQLKRMFNYSFVEESITPFELQRADELFSTNVVQGIKSISKYRKKEYDTAAADELRTFFNEKLFD; from the coding sequence ATGGTAATACTTAATGATCGACTTGTAGAAAAAGGAAAAGCTCAAATAGCTTTTAATAATCGTGGTACCTACTATGGTGATGGAGTTTTTGAAACCATACGCTGTTATAAAGGAATCGCCATTTTTAACGAATCACATTATTTTAGATTGATGTCCAGCATGCGCATTTTGCGTATGGAAATTCCAAACACTTTCACTCCAGAATTTTTTGAACAGCAAATCTTAGCGCTGCACGAATCGAGTGATAAAGGTTCAAAACATAGTAGAGTTAGAATAACGGTCTGGCGTAATGAAGGCGGCCTTTACACGCCAGAGGATCAAACAATTTCTTATAGCATGGAATTGCGATCGCTATCCGGACCATTTCAAAAAAATGCAGTCAATGAAGTGGAGTTATTCAAAGATCACCTCCTGCCATTGGGAATGTTAGGAACTATCAAAACTACCTCTAAAACGATCAATGTTCTTGCAGGTATTTATAAGACGGAAAATGATTATGATGATATGCTATTGCTCAACCAGAATAAGATGGTGGCAGAATGCATATCTGGGAATCTATTCTTAAGATCTGATAATATTATTAAAACACCACCTATCACAGATGGTTGTTTGAATGGAATCATGCGAGGTCAGGTTATTGCACAACTAAAGCGAATGTTTAATTATTCTTTTGTAGAAGAAAGTATTACTCCATTTGAACTCCAAAGAGCAGATGAGCTGTTCTCAACTAATGTGGTTCAAGGAATTAAATCTATCAGTAAGTATAGAAAGAAGGAATATGATACTGCGGCTGCTGATGAGTTGCGTACTTTCTTTAATGAGAAACTCTTTGATTAG